Genomic segment of Bacteroidales bacterium:
CCCACCGGTTAATCCGAGCTGGAAATTGATCCCTCCGAAAAGGGGTATGGTTTGAATGCAAATTAAAGGGTTTTAGCCGGAATGGAAAGAAAATGGAATAAAATCACCAGTACCTTACCGGGCAAGTTTTGCCAAAAAAAGCAAGAATTTGACCGGTAAGGTACTAAGACTGAATTATTCGTCCAGGATGTGCTGAAGTATTCTTGAGGTGCCTCCTGCTCTATCCTCAACATACTGCCTGGAAATTCTGCCGGTTTGCCTTACTTGCTCCCGGTCATCAAGGAAAGCATCCATCAATTCACTAAATGATGTATAACTGTCAACAGAAAAACCTCCCCCCATATTCTTCAGATCGACAGCTTCTTTAAATTTTTCGTGGTGGGGGCCAAAAACAACCGGAAGACCAAAAGTAGCTGGTTCCAGAATATTATGGATGCCTTTTCCGAAACCGCCTCCAACATAGGCCAGATCTCCATAACGGTACAAAGAAGACAACATGCCTATGCTATCAATAATCAGGACAAAAAATTCAGTAATATTTGACTCCCCGGCTTCGGAAAATTTCAGTGCCTGCCCTTCCGGAAATTTTTCCATCAGGGACTTTATCCTGCCGGAATGCACCTCATGGGGAGCAATGATCAGCTTAACAGAGCCGGAAATGTTCTGAAAATACCTTATCAGTATCGCTTCATCCCTGGGCCATGTACTACCGGCTACAATTAAGAAGTGGCCGTCCCTGAATTGTTCGATCAGGGATATGGGCCGGGCCTTTTCAGCAATTTGTTTCACCCTGTCAAAACGGGTGTCTCCGGTAACGGTAACATGTTGTATACGATAATAAGCCAGAAGTTTTTGCGAACTGTTGTTCTGAACAAAGATGTGATCAAAGTA
This window contains:
- a CDS encoding 3-deoxy-D-manno-octulosonic acid transferase, whose amino-acid sequence is MSLLYYLGIKLYYFLALVFSLFNDKARLFVQGRKGLLKKLEKEIDPRERIFWFHCASLGEFEQGRPLIEEIKSRHPGIRILLTFFSPSGYEIRKSYQWADWITYLPIDTPRNARRFLEMVRPEKVFFIKYEYWYFYLREIKRRNIPVYLVSAIFRENQFFFKSYGRWFRKILFYFDHIFVQNNSSQKLLAYYRIQHVTVTGDTRFDRVKQIAEKARPISLIEQFRDGHFLIVAGSTWPRDEAILIRYFQNISGSVKLIIAPHEVHSGRIKSLMEKFPEGQALKFSEAGESNITEFFVLIIDSIGMLSSLYRYGDLAYVGGGFGKGIHNILEPATFGLPVVFGPHHEKFKEAVDLKNMGGGFSVDSYTSFSELMDAFLDDREQVRQTGRISRQYVEDRAGGTSRILQHILDE